Proteins encoded in a region of the Pieris napi chromosome 5, ilPieNapi1.2, whole genome shotgun sequence genome:
- the LOC125049552 gene encoding uncharacterized protein LOC125049552 has product MSCSGLLVKLVLVSLILHTHSAPSRRSRDAKLPEESTTSRQSKLQEKFKETTTTTESSPTNRRNKALNLFGYFPSYLSSGLDYSEDDDDDVTFSVNDDNFDDDDLSRTIPSRRRQQNKKKNGNGETFANDNINSLQYDNSPIFYIRLPPTPYMFVPGLGYVSQPPSIGPPMPPMMPQPMQNPDPFINLPLDFVSNGKPTGVYQWGGAPQFPQMPQMPMDPYGFGQPMMPQPSRPNYNPSYSKPKPTNSKITKMKGSYVFNGKPSDNVYVLRDTYNSIYSDALQNFYP; this is encoded by the coding sequence ATGAGCTGTTCCGGATTGTTGGTCAAGCTGGTGCTCGTCAGCCTCATTCTCCACACGCACAGTGCGCCATCAAGAAGATCACGGGATGCCAAACTACCAGAAGAATCTACCACGAGTCGGCAAAGCAAGTTACAAGAGAAATTCAAGGAAACTACCACAACCACAGAATCTTCACCCACAAACAGACGCAACAAAGCATTAAACCTATTTGGCTACTTCCCATCTTACTTATCATCAGGTCTAGATTACAGCgaagatgatgatgatgacgtAACCTTCTCCGTCAATGACGACAACTTCGATGATGACGACTTATCCCGCACAATTCCCTCAAGACGCCGGCAGCAGAATAAGAAGAAGAACGGAAACGGAGAAACCTTCGCGAATGATAACATAAACTCCCTGCAATATGATAACTCTCCCATTTTCTATATAAGACTTCCTCCTACCCCGTATATGTTCGTTCCAGGATTAGGATATGTATCCCAGCCACCCAGTATTGGACCACCAATGCCGCCAATGATGCCACAACCAATGCAAAATCCAGATCCTTTCATCAATCTGCCTTTAGATTTTGTTTCTAACGGAAAACCAACCGGCGTTTATCAATGGGGTGGCGCACCTCAATTTCCTCAAATGCCACAGATGCCAATGGATCCTTATGGTTTCGGACAGCCAATGATGCCTCAACCCTCACGTCCGAACTATAATCCCTCTTATTCCAAGCCTAAACCAACTAACTCTAAGATCACGAAAATGAAGGGGTCGTATGTATTCAATGGAAAACCTAGTGATAATGTCTACGTGCTACGAGACACATATAACTCTATTTATTCAGATGCTCTGCAGAATTTCTATCCTTAG